One segment of Pelecanus crispus isolate bPelCri1 chromosome 2, bPelCri1.pri, whole genome shotgun sequence DNA contains the following:
- the GDAP1 gene encoding ganglioside-induced differentiation-associated protein 1 isoform X2 translates to MRLNSSGEVPVLIHGENIICEATQIIDYLEATFVDGQISNTESELKKLAEENPDLQDAYIAKQKRLKSKLLDHDNIKYLKKILDELEKVLDQVETELQRRNEETPEDENQPWLCGDFFSLADVSLAVTLHRLKFLGLARRNWGNGKRPNLEAYYERVVKRKAFYKVLGHVNNILISAVLPTAFRVAKKRAPRVLGTTLLVSMLAGMGYLAFMCLRKRFANTMLSIRTMQNYF, encoded by the exons ATGCGCTTGAATTCCTCTGGAGAAGTGCCCGTCCTGATCCATGGGGAAAACATCATTTGTGAGGCAACGCAGATTATCGATTATCTTGAAGCAACGTTCGTAGATG GCCAAATAAGTAACACAGAATCAGAGTTGAAGAAACTTGCGGAAGAAAATCCAGACCTTCAAGATGCCTATATAGCAAAACAGAAGCGCcttaaa TCTAAGCTACTGGATCATGATAATATAAAATACCTAAAGAAAATACTGGATGAACTGGAAAAAGTTTTGGATCAGGTTGAGACTGAATTGCAGCGGCGAAATGAGGAAACACCAG AAGATGAAAATCAGCCTTGGCTCTGTGGTGATTTCTTCAGTCTGGCAGATGTATCACTTGCTGTAACATTACATCGCCTGAAGTTTCTGGGATTAGCAAGAAGAAACTGGGGAAACGGAAAGCGGCCCAACTTGGAAGCCTATTATGAGCGTGTCGtgaagagaaaagcattttacaaagtTTTAGGACACGTCAACAATATATTAATCTCAGCCGTTCTGCCAACGGCGTTTCGTGTGGCCAAGAAAAGGGCACCCAGGGTTCTTGGCACCACCCTGCTGGTCAGCATGCTGGCGGGAATGGGTTATCTTGCTTTCATGTGTCTTCGGAAGAGGTTTGCCAACACGATGTTATCAATTAGAACcatgcagaattatttttag
- the GDAP1 gene encoding ganglioside-induced differentiation-associated protein 1 isoform X1, whose translation MAPLVLYHWTQSFSSQKVRLAIAEKALKCEERDVNLPLSEHNEPWFMRLNSSGEVPVLIHGENIICEATQIIDYLEATFVDEEVPRLMPEEGSMYYPRVQHYRELLDSLPMDAYTHGCILHPELTVDSMIPAYATSRIRSQISNTESELKKLAEENPDLQDAYIAKQKRLKSKLLDHDNIKYLKKILDELEKVLDQVETELQRRNEETPEDENQPWLCGDFFSLADVSLAVTLHRLKFLGLARRNWGNGKRPNLEAYYERVVKRKAFYKVLGHVNNILISAVLPTAFRVAKKRAPRVLGTTLLVSMLAGMGYLAFMCLRKRFANTMLSIRTMQNYF comes from the exons ATGGCGCCGCTGGTGCTGTACCACTGGACGCAGTCCTTCTCCTCGCAGAAG GTGCGCTTGGCAATAGCCGAAAAAGCCCTGAAGTGCGAAGAGCGCGATGTGAACCTGCCGCTGAGCGAGCACAACGAACCGTGGTTCATGCGCTTGAATTCCTCTGGAGAAGTGCCCGTCCTGATCCATGGGGAAAACATCATTTGTGAGGCAACGCAGATTATCGATTATCTTGAAGCAACGTTCGTAGATG AGGAAGTACCAAGATTAATGCCAGAAGAAGGGAGCATGTATTATCCAAGGGTGCAACACTATAGAGAGCTTTTGGACTCCTTGCCTATGGATGCCTACACGCATGGCTGCATCCTGCACCCCGAGTTAACAGTGGACTCCATGATTCCAGCCTATGCTACCAGCAGAATTCGTA GCCAAATAAGTAACACAGAATCAGAGTTGAAGAAACTTGCGGAAGAAAATCCAGACCTTCAAGATGCCTATATAGCAAAACAGAAGCGCcttaaa TCTAAGCTACTGGATCATGATAATATAAAATACCTAAAGAAAATACTGGATGAACTGGAAAAAGTTTTGGATCAGGTTGAGACTGAATTGCAGCGGCGAAATGAGGAAACACCAG AAGATGAAAATCAGCCTTGGCTCTGTGGTGATTTCTTCAGTCTGGCAGATGTATCACTTGCTGTAACATTACATCGCCTGAAGTTTCTGGGATTAGCAAGAAGAAACTGGGGAAACGGAAAGCGGCCCAACTTGGAAGCCTATTATGAGCGTGTCGtgaagagaaaagcattttacaaagtTTTAGGACACGTCAACAATATATTAATCTCAGCCGTTCTGCCAACGGCGTTTCGTGTGGCCAAGAAAAGGGCACCCAGGGTTCTTGGCACCACCCTGCTGGTCAGCATGCTGGCGGGAATGGGTTATCTTGCTTTCATGTGTCTTCGGAAGAGGTTTGCCAACACGATGTTATCAATTAGAACcatgcagaattatttttag